From Longimicrobium sp., the proteins below share one genomic window:
- a CDS encoding S41 family peptidase: MQLKRTVVAPALVAGMALVSGGWLLQQDVNGGGSVFARARLFDEVMTHVMERYVEPQSEAELYQKAVQGLLRELGDPHTTFMTAEEYAQLHLQTSGEYGGLGIQISSRDGWVTAVGILPETPAERAGVRVGDRFLQIDGQSAEGLSDDQAVQRLRGRKGTPV; this comes from the coding sequence ATGCAGTTGAAGCGTACCGTCGTGGCGCCCGCGCTCGTCGCCGGCATGGCCCTGGTTTCGGGCGGCTGGCTGCTGCAGCAGGACGTGAACGGCGGGGGAAGCGTGTTCGCGCGCGCCCGCCTGTTCGACGAGGTGATGACGCACGTGATGGAGCGCTACGTAGAGCCCCAGTCCGAGGCCGAGCTGTACCAGAAGGCCGTCCAGGGGCTGCTGCGCGAGCTGGGGGATCCCCACACCACCTTCATGACGGCCGAGGAGTACGCGCAGCTGCACCTGCAGACCAGCGGCGAGTACGGCGGGCTGGGCATCCAGATCTCGTCGCGCGACGGCTGGGTGACTGCGGTGGGCATCCTTCCCGAGACGCCGGCCGAGCGCGCGGGCGTGCGGGTGGGCGACCGTTTCCTGCAGATCGACGGCCAGAGCGCCGAGGGCCTGTCGGACGACCAGGCCGTGCAGCGGCTGCGCGGGCGCAAGGGAACGCCCGT